In Sedimenticola thiotaurini, the following proteins share a genomic window:
- the nrfD gene encoding NrfD/PsrC family molybdoenzyme membrane anchor subunit: protein MHELTWGLPVILYLFLGGMGAGAGAVSGSIFLRSGGGDLAGSSFRFARWGAMLAPVLVIIGTGMIVFELGSFQAGNYFRFINLFLTINLSPMSIGSWVLALFILVSLAYAYTFINRNAHPGDELQKLRKMLAWAMVPLGVGVALYTGILLGAMPARPFWNSPILAMLFLVSALSTGVAGILLVRALFGRKQVISKESFEHHSYILGSSDMLLIGLEILVIFLFVMYAHLTIGNVEAAVSVIMGGELTTLFWLGFVVLGLLLPAAIEMKYVMPTLLYQKEYSIPRTMEIVICALVLVGGFMLRYIVVIAGQVTGPTGI, encoded by the coding sequence ATGCATGAGTTAACTTGGGGTCTTCCCGTCATACTTTATCTGTTCCTGGGTGGCATGGGTGCCGGCGCCGGTGCAGTCAGTGGATCAATATTCCTGCGCAGTGGTGGTGGCGACCTGGCCGGATCCAGTTTCCGTTTTGCCCGTTGGGGTGCGATGTTAGCACCCGTGCTGGTGATTATCGGTACCGGTATGATCGTCTTTGAACTGGGCTCTTTCCAGGCCGGTAACTACTTCCGTTTTATCAATCTGTTCCTGACCATCAACCTCTCCCCCATGTCCATCGGATCCTGGGTGTTGGCGCTGTTTATTCTGGTCAGTCTTGCTTACGCCTATACCTTTATAAACAGGAATGCCCATCCGGGCGATGAACTGCAGAAGCTGCGCAAGATGCTCGCCTGGGCCATGGTGCCGCTCGGCGTGGGGGTTGCACTTTATACCGGTATTCTGCTGGGTGCCATGCCGGCCCGTCCGTTCTGGAACTCACCCATTCTGGCCATGCTGTTCCTGGTGTCGGCGCTCTCCACCGGTGTCGCGGGCATCCTGTTGGTTCGCGCCCTGTTTGGCCGCAAGCAGGTGATCAGCAAGGAGTCATTCGAGCATCACAGCTACATACTGGGCTCTTCCGACATGCTGTTGATCGGCCTGGAGATACTGGTGATCTTCCTGTTTGTGATGTATGCCCATCTCACCATCGGTAATGTGGAAGCGGCCGTATCGGTCATCATGGGTGGTGAACTGACCACACTGTTCTGGTTGGGGTTTGTGGTGCTGGGACTGCTGTTGCCCGCCGCTATCGAAATGAAATATGTCATGCCTACGCTGCTGTACCAGAAGGAGTACTCGATACCACGCACGATGGAGATAGTAATCTGCGCACTCGTATTGGTCGGTGGATTCATGTTGCGCTACATCGTCGTCATTGCTGGCCAGGTTACTGGCCCTACCGGAATTTGA
- a CDS encoding sensor histidine kinase, producing MTRWLFNLSIKHKIPLWGAVLIIVSTLSVCSVFLYRSYHNIESTLATSAGTLGSTLARTLIPTLLHDDVWRGFEIVKAPFTDAHSDNPFQPVVAMVVTKEQQIFVSSDPDNFPMLTELRDLGQGFPELIETITPLDIPPTTIITPDDSEFTFAAIPMIDSDTRLGTLVLLYSRSLLYYMFASSALHGVIIGLVVLAVLLPINWYWGQRMATPLVRLAHRMDEIQTHLPEQLQPELYNYADELGHLFKAYNRMVVALREKEQLERGILSAERLAAIGRLTAGIAHEINNPLAGMLTALDTLKQRDHLDERTLRTLGLVERGLLQVKDTVAALLVEARQQKRRLERQDLEDVYTLMQSTTAKRQVNLTFDIDLPASTAVPASPVRQVVINLLNNAIQAAGDGGWVKCAISSNQEQIRIEVINNGDPILPERLKNLFEPFVSYREGGHGLGLWVTYQLVQQMAGVIEVDSRDGTVSFVVTIPIDENEVEVA from the coding sequence GTGACCCGTTGGCTGTTCAATCTCAGTATCAAGCATAAAATCCCCCTGTGGGGTGCTGTGCTGATCATCGTTTCCACGCTTTCAGTCTGTAGTGTTTTCCTCTACCGCAGCTATCACAATATTGAATCCACACTCGCCACCAGTGCCGGAACCCTCGGCTCCACGCTGGCCAGAACACTGATCCCGACCCTGTTGCATGACGATGTCTGGCGCGGTTTTGAAATCGTCAAAGCACCGTTTACCGACGCCCATTCCGACAACCCCTTTCAACCCGTGGTCGCCATGGTGGTCACCAAGGAGCAACAGATATTTGTCTCCAGCGATCCTGACAACTTCCCCATGCTGACCGAGTTGCGTGATCTGGGCCAGGGATTCCCGGAGCTGATTGAAACCATCACGCCACTGGATATCCCCCCCACGACCATTATCACGCCTGACGATTCCGAGTTTACCTTTGCAGCTATCCCCATGATCGACAGCGACACCCGGTTGGGGACACTGGTGCTTTTGTACTCGCGCTCGTTGCTATACTACATGTTCGCCAGCAGCGCGCTCCACGGCGTCATCATCGGCCTGGTGGTATTGGCGGTTCTGCTGCCGATCAACTGGTACTGGGGACAACGCATGGCGACACCCCTGGTGCGCCTGGCCCATCGCATGGACGAGATACAGACCCATCTGCCTGAGCAACTGCAACCGGAACTCTATAACTATGCCGATGAACTGGGGCATCTCTTCAAAGCCTATAACCGCATGGTCGTGGCCTTGCGTGAGAAAGAGCAGTTGGAGCGGGGCATATTAAGCGCGGAACGCCTGGCCGCCATTGGACGCCTGACCGCCGGTATCGCGCACGAGATCAACAACCCCCTGGCGGGCATGTTGACCGCCCTGGACACCCTGAAGCAGAGAGATCACCTGGATGAGCGGACCCTGCGCACACTGGGACTGGTTGAGCGCGGACTGCTACAGGTCAAGGATACGGTGGCGGCGCTGCTGGTGGAGGCCCGCCAGCAGAAGCGCCGCCTGGAACGCCAGGACCTGGAAGATGTTTACACCCTGATGCAGTCCACCACGGCAAAACGCCAGGTGAACCTGACTTTTGATATCGACCTACCCGCATCGACCGCCGTGCCAGCCAGTCCGGTACGCCAGGTAGTGATCAACTTACTGAATAACGCCATCCAGGCGGCGGGTGATGGCGGTTGGGTGAAGTGTGCCATCTCAAGCAATCAGGAACAGATTCGTATCGAGGTTATCAATAACGGCGATCCCATACTCCCGGAGCGCCTGAAGAATCTGTTTGAGCCCTTTGTCTCCTACCGGGAAGGCGGTCACGGCCTGGGGCTCTGGGTGACCTATCAGCTGGTTCAGCAGATGGCGGGCGTGATTGAAGTGGACAGCA
- the dsrO gene encoding sulfate reduction electron transfer complex DsrMKJOP subunit DsrO, with protein sequence MSESKPQVSRRDFLKKMASGSAVAATATAAPGMAISAARPKRYAMVIDTRRCIGCQACSVACKTENDVPLGETRSWVEYIEKGEFPNVRRSFLPRLCNQCEKPQCVAVCPTGATYKRQEDGIVVVDSDVCIGCKYCIQACPYGMRYINPKTGTADKCDFCLHRVQNGIVPSCVNTCQGRARIFGDLNDPDSEVSKLIATNATTVLRPEMGTEPMVYYIDADHADQRDAAKQGIYIRIETNRRQKERV encoded by the coding sequence ATGAGTGAATCAAAACCCCAGGTCTCTCGCCGGGACTTCCTGAAAAAAATGGCGAGCGGATCGGCGGTAGCGGCTACAGCAACTGCTGCACCCGGTATGGCCATCTCGGCAGCACGGCCCAAGCGTTATGCCATGGTCATCGACACACGCCGCTGTATTGGTTGCCAGGCCTGCAGTGTCGCCTGCAAAACAGAGAATGATGTGCCGTTGGGCGAGACCCGTAGCTGGGTCGAATATATCGAGAAAGGTGAGTTCCCCAATGTGCGTCGCAGCTTCCTGCCGCGACTCTGTAACCAGTGCGAAAAGCCGCAGTGCGTCGCTGTTTGTCCTACGGGCGCCACCTATAAACGCCAGGAAGACGGAATTGTAGTGGTCGACAGCGATGTCTGCATCGGCTGCAAATACTGTATCCAGGCCTGCCCGTACGGTATGCGCTATATCAATCCAAAAACGGGAACCGCGGATAAATGCGATTTTTGTCTGCACCGGGTGCAGAACGGCATCGTCCCGTCATGCGTCAATACCTGCCAGGGGCGCGCACGTATCTTCGGCGATCTAAACGATCCGGACAGTGAAGTATCCAAACTTATCGCTACCAATGCGACCACTGTTCTGCGTCCCGAAATGGGCACAGAACCGATGGTTTACTACATCGATGCGGATCATGCCGATCAACGGGATGCAGCTAAACAGGGTATCTATATCCGTATAGAGACCAACCGCCGCCAGAAAGAGAGGGTCTAG
- a CDS encoding PhnD/SsuA/transferrin family substrate-binding protein: MTPAFLHDQYSLLEDWRVYMSKQLGKKTDFIQRDSYRETMDLLRLNQLDFAWVCDYPYLHLRHLLRLLAVPLYKQKPVYHSYLLVNAKDKQTKSLEDLQGKIFAYADPYSNTGYLVPRYQIHKMNQDPERYFKKSFFTWSHRKVVEAVASGLAQGGAVDSFVWDTLTMLEPALTSRTRVIWQSSGFGFPPMVANIYSVDENYFSQMQQMLLAMPENPEGRALLKRLNLDGFSVQSPTLYDNVAEMMQVFGEYNPT; this comes from the coding sequence ATGACACCCGCCTTCCTTCATGACCAGTATTCCTTACTGGAGGATTGGCGTGTCTATATGTCCAAACAATTGGGTAAAAAGACTGACTTTATCCAGCGGGACAGCTACCGGGAGACCATGGACCTGCTGCGACTCAATCAGCTGGACTTTGCCTGGGTATGCGATTACCCCTACCTGCACCTGCGTCACCTGCTTCGCCTGCTTGCGGTTCCCCTGTATAAACAGAAGCCTGTCTATCACTCTTACCTGCTCGTCAACGCGAAGGACAAACAGACTAAAAGTCTTGAGGATCTGCAGGGCAAGATATTTGCCTATGCCGACCCCTACTCCAACACCGGCTACCTGGTGCCCCGCTACCAGATCCATAAAATGAATCAGGATCCGGAGCGCTATTTCAAAAAGAGCTTTTTCACCTGGTCACATCGCAAGGTGGTTGAGGCAGTGGCATCGGGACTGGCCCAGGGTGGCGCGGTTGACAGCTTTGTCTGGGACACCCTGACCATGCTGGAACCGGCATTGACCTCCCGCACCCGGGTTATCTGGCAGTCCAGTGGATTTGGTTTCCCCCCCATGGTGGCCAACATCTACAGCGTGGACGAAAACTATTTTTCACAGATGCAGCAGATGTTACTCGCCATGCCGGAAAACCCTGAAGGGAGAGCGCTGCTGAAGCGCCTCAACCTGGACGGCTTCAGCGTTCAATCGCCAACACTTTATGATAATGTCGCAGAGATGATGCAAGTCTTTGGGGAGTACAATCCCACGTGA